One genomic region from Vitis riparia cultivar Riparia Gloire de Montpellier isolate 1030 chromosome 17, EGFV_Vit.rip_1.0, whole genome shotgun sequence encodes:
- the LOC117934495 gene encoding protein SAR DEFICIENT 1-like isoform X1 translates to MAAKRFHEESGSDPDQPDEKRIRGRPSLMSYVVFGEVLTGNFVENFCTTLEPMLRKVVVEEVEKGIRKCRFTKSPSFRIQAPEPSTMRLTFTKNLSLPIFTGTKIVNDENKPLQLIIEDTSGDNQNILRALSHTLKVDIIVLDGDFPGGDRENWSTEEFDNSIVKERVGKRPLLAGDVHVTMRDGAAVIGDIEFTDNSSWIRSRNFRLGARVVPDSCKEFRIREAITEAFVVKDHRGELYKKHYPPMLDDEVWRLEKIGKDGAFHKKLASINVNSVQDFLKLSIVDPAKLKNILGVGMSDRMWESTIKHAKTCMIGNKLYIYRGSHFTMTLNPICMVVKVKINGQTYATPQELSPIRTYLEELVRQAYANWDSLEVVDGVLNETALLTQGEQIVEQYPNHEVTMAIPFQQLGNPADTSMGVGYTDVGCSHWQMNPSYHGIPFDHSSVHCYITRSSSEGDGTSSSGAPFPNGS, encoded by the exons ATGGCAGCTAAACGGTTTCACGAAGAATCGGGTTCTGACCCAGATCAACCTGACGAAAAGCGGATCAGGGGGAGGCCTTCTCTGATGTCGTATGT AGTATTTGGAGAAGTTCTTACGGGGAATTTCGTGGAGAACTTCTGCACGACCTTGGAGCCAATGCTCAGAAAAGTG GTGGTTGAAGAGGTGGAGAAGGGAATTCGCAAGTGCCGCTTCACCAAGTCTCCTTCTTTTCGAATCCAAGCACCAGAACCATCAACCATGCGGCTGACTTTCACTAAGAACCTTTCACTTCCTATATTCACGGGGACCAAGATTGTGAATGATGAAAACAAACCTCTTCAACTCATTATTGAGGACACAAGTGGTGATAATCAAAATATTCTGAGAGCTTTATCTCATACTCTCAAAGTAGATATAATTGTTCTCGACGGTGACTTTCCTGGAGGAGACCGTGAGAACTGGTCCACCGAAGAATTCGATAACAGTATCGTGAAGGAGAGGGTCGGAAAGCGCCCGTTGCTGGCCGGAGATGTGCATGTCACTATGAGGGATGGGGCTGCGGTGATCGGAGACATTGAGTTTACTGATAATTCGAGCTGGATTCGTAGCAGAAACTTCAGGCTTGGTGCAAGAGTTGTTCCTGATAGCTGCAAGGAATTTAGGATTCGTGAAGCCATTACAGAAGCCTTTGTGGTTAAAGACCACCGTGGAGAGT TGTACAAGAAGCACTATCCACCAATGCTGGATGATGAAGTATGGCGTCTTGAGAAGATTGGAAAAGATGGGGCTTTTCACAAGAAGCTAGCCTCGATAAACGTCAACAGTGTGCAAGACTTCTTGAAGCTGTCAATCGTTGATCCAGCCAAACTAAAAAAT ATATTAGGTGTTGGGATGTCAGACAGAATGTGGGAATCAACCATAAAGCATGCAAAAACATGCATGATAGGAAACAAACTGTATATTTACCGTGGATCCCATTTCACCATGACCTTGAATCCTATATGTATGGTTGTTAAGGTTAAGATTAATGGGCAGACATATGCTACTCCTCAAGAACTATCCCCTATTAGG ACCTATCTCGAGGAGTTGGTTCGACAAGCATACGCGAATTGGGATTCCTTAGAAGTTGTTGACGGAGTCCTGAACGAGACTGCTCTCCTAACTCAAG GTGAGCAGATAGTGGAGCAATATCCCAATCATGAGGTGACCATGGCAATACCATTTCAGCAACTTGGGAACCCAGCTGATACAAGTATGGGGGTGGGGTACACAGATGTAGGATGTAGCCATTGGCAGATGAATCCTTCATACCATGGCATACCATTTGATCATAGCAGCGTCCACTGTTACATCACACGCTCATCATCAGAAGGGGATGGAACATCTTCTTCAGGGGCGCCTTTTCCAAATGGAAGTTGA
- the LOC117904234 gene encoding protein SAR DEFICIENT 1-like produces MAAKRLFDEMEPDPDQRRIGRSIRTRPFFASIIGEAFRGNSWQNICTALEPMLRRVVNEEVERGLVRGARSLTWSPSLRIHGPEPSNLQLIFSKNLSLPIFTGAKIRDAENNPLLLCIVDKSGDEAVQTTLPYPIQLDIVVLDGDFPHGELTNSTWSMEEFNNSIVKERTGKRPLLVGDVLVTMRDGFAVVGDIEFTDNSHWIRGRKFRLGARVVPGSCHGVRILEAFTEPFAVRDHRGELYRKHHPPMLNDDVWRLENISKDGAFHKRLASKHIDTVQEFLKLFIVDPAKLRRILGAGMSDKKWEAVITHASTCLMGNKVHIFHGPHYTVTLNPICQLVRAVINGQIYANNQELSSINQAYVKSLVREAYINWNSLEEVDELLSETALLTQGDPREQCFNHHQTMERPFQQLGYLPDKATDIIYSDVGSSNWQTNSTYHGTLIDSGIGYYIMDSTVDGDLEPSKHFPC; encoded by the exons ATGGCAGCTAAACGGCTTTTTGATGAAATGGAACCTGACCCGGATCAACGGAGGATCGGCAGATCGATTAGAACTAGGCCGTTTTTTGCTTC TATAATTGGAGAGGCATTTAGGGGGAATTCATGGCAGAACATCTGTACGGCCTTGGAACCAATGCTTAGAAGAGTG GTGAATGAAGAGGTGGAACGTGGGTTAGTACGTGGTGCTCGCTCTTTGACTTGGTCTCCATCCTTGAGAATCCATGGGCCAGAACCATCAAACTTGCAGCTGATTTTCAGTAAAAATCTGTCGCTTCCTATATTCACTGGGGCCAAGATTAGAGATGCTGAAAACAACCCACTCCTACTCTGTATAGTGGACAAAAGTGGCGATGAAGCAGTTCAAACAACTCTTCCATATCCAATCCAACTGGACATCGTAGTTCTTGATGGAGACTTTCCTCACGGGGAGCTCACTAACAGTACCTGGTCCATGGAAGAATTTAATAACAGTATTGTGAAGGAGAGAACCGGGAAGCGACCACTGCTTGTTGGAGATGTGCTTGTCACCATGAGGGATGGGTTTGCAGTGGTAGGAGATATTGAGTTTACCGATAACTCGCACTGGATTCGTGGGAGGAAGTTCAGACTTGGTGCAAGAGTTGTTCCGGGCAGCTGCCATGGTGTTAGGATACTTGAAGCCTTTACAGAACCCTTTGCTGTTAGAGATCACCGTGGGGAGT TGTACAGAAAACACCATCCACCTATGCTGAATGACGATGTCTGGCGTTTAGAAAATATTAGTAAAGATGGAGCTTTCCACAAGAGGCTAGCCTCCAAGCATATTGACACGGTGCAAGAGTTCTTGAAGCTGTTCATTGTTGATCCAGCCAAACTTAGACGC ATATTAGGTGCTGGGATGTCAGACAAGAAGTGGGAAGCGGTAATAACGCATGCAAGCACATGCTTAATGGGTAACAAAGTGCATATTTTCCATGGACCACACTATACTGTAACCTTGAATCCAATATGTCAGCTCGTCAGAGCTGTGATCAATGGGCAGATTTATGCTAATAATCAAGAACTATCCAGTATTAACCAG GCCTATGTAAAGAGTTTGGTTAGAGAAGCATATATAAATTGGAATTCTTTAGAAGAGGTTGATGAACTTTTGAGTGAGACTGCCCTACTAACACAAG GTGATCCACGGGAGCAGTGTTTCAATCACCATCAGACCATGGAAAGACCTTTTCAGCAACTTGGGTACCTCCCAGATAAAGCTACGGACATCATTTATTCAGATGTCGGGAGCAGCAATTGGCAAACAAATTCTACTTATCATGGCACATTGATTGATAGTGGCATCGGCTATTACATCATGGACTCAACGGTGGATGGTGATTTAGAACCTTCCAAGCATTTCCCATGTTGA
- the LOC117934495 gene encoding protein SAR DEFICIENT 1-like isoform X2 has product MAAKRFHEESGSDPDQPDEKRIRGRPSLMSVFGEVLTGNFVENFCTTLEPMLRKVVVEEVEKGIRKCRFTKSPSFRIQAPEPSTMRLTFTKNLSLPIFTGTKIVNDENKPLQLIIEDTSGDNQNILRALSHTLKVDIIVLDGDFPGGDRENWSTEEFDNSIVKERVGKRPLLAGDVHVTMRDGAAVIGDIEFTDNSSWIRSRNFRLGARVVPDSCKEFRIREAITEAFVVKDHRGELYKKHYPPMLDDEVWRLEKIGKDGAFHKKLASINVNSVQDFLKLSIVDPAKLKNILGVGMSDRMWESTIKHAKTCMIGNKLYIYRGSHFTMTLNPICMVVKVKINGQTYATPQELSPIRTYLEELVRQAYANWDSLEVVDGVLNETALLTQGEQIVEQYPNHEVTMAIPFQQLGNPADTSMGVGYTDVGCSHWQMNPSYHGIPFDHSSVHCYITRSSSEGDGTSSSGAPFPNGS; this is encoded by the exons ATGGCAGCTAAACGGTTTCACGAAGAATCGGGTTCTGACCCAGATCAACCTGACGAAAAGCGGATCAGGGGGAGGCCTTCTCTGATGTC AGTATTTGGAGAAGTTCTTACGGGGAATTTCGTGGAGAACTTCTGCACGACCTTGGAGCCAATGCTCAGAAAAGTG GTGGTTGAAGAGGTGGAGAAGGGAATTCGCAAGTGCCGCTTCACCAAGTCTCCTTCTTTTCGAATCCAAGCACCAGAACCATCAACCATGCGGCTGACTTTCACTAAGAACCTTTCACTTCCTATATTCACGGGGACCAAGATTGTGAATGATGAAAACAAACCTCTTCAACTCATTATTGAGGACACAAGTGGTGATAATCAAAATATTCTGAGAGCTTTATCTCATACTCTCAAAGTAGATATAATTGTTCTCGACGGTGACTTTCCTGGAGGAGACCGTGAGAACTGGTCCACCGAAGAATTCGATAACAGTATCGTGAAGGAGAGGGTCGGAAAGCGCCCGTTGCTGGCCGGAGATGTGCATGTCACTATGAGGGATGGGGCTGCGGTGATCGGAGACATTGAGTTTACTGATAATTCGAGCTGGATTCGTAGCAGAAACTTCAGGCTTGGTGCAAGAGTTGTTCCTGATAGCTGCAAGGAATTTAGGATTCGTGAAGCCATTACAGAAGCCTTTGTGGTTAAAGACCACCGTGGAGAGT TGTACAAGAAGCACTATCCACCAATGCTGGATGATGAAGTATGGCGTCTTGAGAAGATTGGAAAAGATGGGGCTTTTCACAAGAAGCTAGCCTCGATAAACGTCAACAGTGTGCAAGACTTCTTGAAGCTGTCAATCGTTGATCCAGCCAAACTAAAAAAT ATATTAGGTGTTGGGATGTCAGACAGAATGTGGGAATCAACCATAAAGCATGCAAAAACATGCATGATAGGAAACAAACTGTATATTTACCGTGGATCCCATTTCACCATGACCTTGAATCCTATATGTATGGTTGTTAAGGTTAAGATTAATGGGCAGACATATGCTACTCCTCAAGAACTATCCCCTATTAGG ACCTATCTCGAGGAGTTGGTTCGACAAGCATACGCGAATTGGGATTCCTTAGAAGTTGTTGACGGAGTCCTGAACGAGACTGCTCTCCTAACTCAAG GTGAGCAGATAGTGGAGCAATATCCCAATCATGAGGTGACCATGGCAATACCATTTCAGCAACTTGGGAACCCAGCTGATACAAGTATGGGGGTGGGGTACACAGATGTAGGATGTAGCCATTGGCAGATGAATCCTTCATACCATGGCATACCATTTGATCATAGCAGCGTCCACTGTTACATCACACGCTCATCATCAGAAGGGGATGGAACATCTTCTTCAGGGGCGCCTTTTCCAAATGGAAGTTGA